Part of the Zea mays cultivar B73 chromosome 4, Zm-B73-REFERENCE-NAM-5.0, whole genome shotgun sequence genome is shown below.
ACAAGATTCTCCAAGAGCTTGAAAGATAAACAGAGAAacaaaaataagaaaaagaaaatcgTTGCTATTGACATGTTCTAGGTACCCCAGTACATATTCTTCACAGATACATATTAGACCAATCatctagcacacactttctcataTATGATTCCATAAATACACCCTACCATATAGGATTCCGTAAGATAGGTCTCAGTGTTCAGTGTATAAATAGCTACTAGCAGACAGATGTCAGCTAATGATTTTTTATTAGTGACACCATCTATTGATCACAATTCAGATTTTATAATACCGCCAATTTATAATGACCCATTATTATATACCATACAGATCCATTTAAGATAGTATTTAGATTATTACTAGTTAGTGTGTATGAACTTTGTATCTAATAGTACTAGTTTACTTATACATGCATTTGATGTGCAAAATCAGAAAAAGCAAAAAAAATAAGATTTGGTTTGCATGTTGACGAATGATTACTGCTAGAAATGATATTAGTGCTATACATATCTTTGTGACAATAAGTGTATATCTTGATATTTTTATGCTGATAGATAACCGACATATATGGCGGTTAATAATTGATATGGTTACCATGTTTTACAGTAGCATATCAAATTTTGCATCATAGCACCTAAGATTGTATTGGTTTTCTCCAATATCTTATATATGAAAATGATTACCCTATACTGAAGTTGATAGATAGAGCCACATATTTATAGAGGAAAAAAGGAAGATGGAGCCATAACATGTCGTTTAAACTGTTTTGCCATGCATTTTGTTTTCAGACGATCTTGACATTCGTGTGAATGATCAGTGAGAAATTAATGACAAATGCAAAACATATCAAAGCAACCATCTAGTACCAAAGCAATTAAATATCTAAGATGGTTATGTGAGCTAGGTTTTACCGTGCTCGTTAATGTCAAAATAGCTACTAGTAAATACATGCCACCTAATACATTTTTATTACAGGGCGTTTAGATCCATTCATTTAGAGAAAttagaattcactcaataaaataacttatttagtttggaatttgattttatgcattagttcAGATATAaggctatctcaaattcatgaggtggatggtgggaaatgattttatgcattagtagaatttgtttctactttgTAACTTATATGACACTCTTCttctcactcctctatagtaaaaatgtagcacataaatatctccgacatcttgctaataataatatacaaatatattttgcataaaaccgaattagcttaattaatatatgcctaaattactattagggcccgtttgtttcgttggaattgaattctattttaataattataatttagataaaattaattaagtttatatatttatatatgtaatatatttgtatattatcctaaatcatatgagagagatagttatatagtacatttatgttatagagaCGCAAGTAGAAGAGTATGCTATAAGTTATACATCGGAAaattagcatgtaaatctatagaatcaatttccatctctcaccccatgaatttgagatagacttatataataactttggaaagtggtggaatgtcatattctaaaaaatagcatattccattagtaagattctaattcctcgaaatgaaaggaaacaaacgaggccttattagaatggaattcaattctaatGATCTAAACGGGGCGTTAGTGAAATTGTTAGCTAACCTATTTGTCGAACTCAGATCCTCTGTCTAAGAGTTTGCTACATATAGCTGGAGTTCTTTTTAGACTAATGAGTTTGCAGCGAGACTGATAAGCACACTACCCAAATACACGCATGTTTTAACGTCTATTTTACTTTTATAGGTCAACACAACTAAATCCTTAATTTGGCTATCTTATGACACCCTTACAGGTCCAGCTACGAAGCACTAACGCAGAAACCGCTGTCTGGCTTTGTTTGGTCGTTAGGACTACATGTTTTCTGCATGCAGAAGATCCTCGAAAAGTAGCCTGGAAGAGAAACgaaaataagaaaaaaaaataTTTGCATCTCTTCTCTGAGGATTCAGAGAATTGTGACTCCTGTGTGGAGAATTCATTGCTAGATCGCAACGCACCGTCGTCTTGTTTTAATCGCATGAGGAGATCGAAGCGATGATGTCGCGTACGAACACCGGCGGCACGTCGGCGCGACAGAACAGCGACGAGTCTGTCTCCCCGAGGTGCGTCCTCGACGACGGCGGCTATAGGATGAGCACCAGCAACGCCGGCAGTAGCACCACGACCACCATGGCCAGCGGCAGCAGTACCCCAGCAACGACGAGCGCGTCGTCTCCAGCTACAACGGTGGCGGTGACGACGTACACCGACCCATCCGCGCTACTGAAGGCGGCCGGGCGGCGCGACGGGTCGGCGGCGCCGCCGTGGAAGGCCGTGGCCGAGGCGTGGCGGTCCAGGGCCAAGCGCCAGCTCTCTGTCCGCATCCCGTCGTTAGGGCCCACGATGTCGTCGACACTGCGGCGTCTGAGCAGCCGCCGGACGGACAACATCGAGGTGCACGAGTTCTGCGTCCTCAAGCCGACCCTCCGCACTTTCTCCCTCGCCGAGCTCAAGAAGGCCACCCGCAACTTCAGCAAAGGTGAATGATCATCACCGACCATCAGCCTAGTTCTGTTCACCATGCATGGATCGACACACCTATTTGGGTGCACACACATGCAGAGAACGTGGTGGGCAGGGGAGGGTTCGCCAAGGTGTATCGAGGCAGCCTCCCCGGCGGCGAGCTGGTGGCGGTGAAGAAGCTGACGGCAACGCAGGGGGCCGAACGGATGGAGGGCTTCCTGTCGGAGCTGGGGCACGTGGTGAACGTGAGCCACCCCAACATCGCCAGGCTCGTGGGCGTGGGCGTCGACGGCGGCGAGCACCTCGTGTTCCCCTTCTCCCGCCTCGGCTGCCTCTCCGGGATGCTCCACAGCAACAGCGGCGCAGAGCCCATGCCGTGGGAGGCGAGGTACAGGGTGGCGCTGGGCACTGCGCGCGGGCTAGAATACTTGCACGAGAGGTGCGCCCGGAGAATCGTGCATAGGGACATCAAGCCCGCCAACATCCTCCTCATGGACAACTATGAACCCCTGGTATGCATGCATGATTTTCAAATCAAATACTTTATCTAACAAACTATACCATCATTCTAGGTTTTGTTCCAACTTAGTCAGAACTTTTTGTATCTTTTATCTTGTTTATAGAAAAATATAATGCACCAAGATCTACAGCATAAGGACTTCGACAAAGCTAGAGAAACTCTATTTAAAACAAAACTAAAGTGAAT
Proteins encoded:
- the LOC100193232 gene encoding putative protein kinase superfamily protein; its protein translation is MMSRTNTGGTSARQNSDESVSPRCVLDDGGYRMSTSNAGSSTTTTMASGSSTPATTSASSPATTVAVTTYTDPSALLKAAGRRDGSAAPPWKAVAEAWRSRAKRQLSVRIPSLGPTMSSTLRRLSSRRTDNIEVHEFCVLKPTLRTFSLAELKKATRNFSKENVVGRGGFAKVYRGSLPGGELVAVKKLTATQGAERMEGFLSELGHVVNVSHPNIARLVGVGVDGGEHLVFPFSRLGCLSGMLHSNSGAEPMPWEARYRVALGTARGLEYLHERCARRIVHRDIKPANILLMDNYEPLICDFGLARWLPAKLTHLQVSVFEGTFGYVPPEYTTHGVFSEKTDVFALGVVLLELLTGRRAVDTAKLSLVAWAKQYLEVDDDDEDETLKMADPALGGRYDAEQLRNMAWAAKLCVHASPHQRPQMSEVVQILAGEGAHLRGGRGAHGVDDELLPETDGYDGDAAPGYVDDLSRHKALAFAVDVDVDSDEDSTPPVRHAPATTFVREV